Sequence from the Plasmodium berghei ANKA genome assembly, chromosome: 3 genome:
GAAAAATTTTTGATTATATAATCCAACACAATTATTTATCCATGTGCCTAAGTTAACCATACAATAAGGttgatgaaaattataaaattattagtattgtaggcatatatatatggaaacattttttaatttttattaatatttatatacgtACAATGATggtccattttttttacacacTTATTACAAACTGAGCAATGGTGAgctctttttatttttgaaaaattacaCTTTTTACAATAGCTTATATTATggtcatatatatttatattttttcccgGAAAAtctatgaataaaaataaatagaaataagtacaattaatatatatcaggagaaaaaataaaataaaaaaattgtattaatAATTGATATACCAGATTTATTCAAATACCCtggattttttaaaagacaTTTTATATGACACCATAAAGTCATACATGTTGTAAATCCAAATGAGATTAAACATACTATTCTTATTTTTGTCctatataaagaaaaaattatagaataaaaaaaacagaaaaaaataactatGCTTGTTTTGTGCGCAATTCCaacatgtttttttttctaaacgaatggaaataattttatgtgtatataGGCTTATGTGGAGatatatttcttaattttttttttacgaAAAAGTTAGTGCACATTtgaaacataaataatttgcTTGAATAATTAGCCCATAAACCTGTGAATTCGCAAAAGTGAAAAATGGGTGGCAtgatgttttttttcaattgcttttttttcattcccttttttattttgaataatttatacTAATAAAAGAGTAACATAGTTGTATAACACGCGGAATATGCcctttattttgtttatcatttttattttttttattttcgatttattataaatgtCTTTCCCCAATATTAAACGAAAAGAAAAGAGAGGAAAATATGgaaatttatcatattttggaaaatttgctataattatatatttatgattaatttaaaaaaaaaaaacctCTGATTTATGttccattatttttaaatattttcattgcACACCCatttcaattatttttttatttcacaatttgtttattgtttgtttttttaacttcCCTTTATAAggtaaaattaaaataattcgAAAACCggttaaaaataaatataattttttataagaaatattaaaatttcaattcaattattttttgtatacagacaaaataaaataaccaTAATACGAATAAATACAAGattgtatttatatgaaatacTTTATGTCAAattacacatatatataaagaaataaatataattatttattataaaaaaaatgacgaATTTGTTTAACAGATtagtataatattttatttgtgtaagaatgtatttatatctttttggggggtaaaaaggaaaatctttagaatatattttataataccTTATAAAAggatgaaatatattttttcaatattaagATATTGTAGCtttaacaaatattaaGACTTATTTCCCATTAATATGAAgtggaaataaaatatatatagtttgATAAGGCactattaatatttatagaatttttttttttatcaatattttgtcatatatttaatattaatatttttttaatttctttaaatGTGCAAAGTAATATATTACTTTcaccattttttattatttcataaaaaaagggcttataatatttactatCCTTTCtcaaaaatagtaatacaatatatttatttacaaaaaaaaaaaaaaacacacaCAACATCAATATAGAATATACTACGTGTAATTTACGCTGCGTATATAAGAATAGGGTTATTGAAATtgtacaaaattatatataggaacgataaatgttataaataaaaatgtgtcGGAATATAtaggaaataaattaaaatttcaaAGGCAggtataaaataaatcgtgtacttatttttatacattttgaACAGCtctttatatttctaaactttcattttttttacctttcaatataatttatcatatataaatatggatacatgcatataattctatatgtcatttaatttttgtaagtttttttcattattttatgatttcttttgtttttgtttttattttggcAAATGACCAAATGACAGAATAATTAAAACTTatagtaaaataatttccaaaaataaaacaagccagatttttataatctgtgtttttgtttttaactatttaatatgaatgctatttttttttaaataagaCAAATAAAgtttggaaaaaaatataaaacatgcTTATTTAAAGTTAACAAATTATGTTaaatcataaatattttttttgaaaaataatgcTATTCGACTTTATATCTTGAACATATATTCAAAGTATGTTGCTCTATTCATATCCACacataatgaatataaagaTGATTCTAtgatttttcattttaataaaacatttctCTGTTTTAGGTTTTGTgttttacaaataaataaaatattcataagatattaataacatattaataaaataccaAAGATATATCGTATAttcccattttttatatcaacactttattaataacaacacattttatttacaacATGATCAGAAATTGCGATGCAGGAAGTTTAGAGGAAAATTCTACAAATTATAACATTGACATTTGCCAaaacaatgaaaaaaaaaattttttgaatcaAGATATACAAGAAAACTTCAAAAACttggaaaatattaatataaataataaaaatgaagtagacaaatatgataaaataaatattattggAAAAAGTAAAATGAGCAAATCTTCACACAGAATtgaaacaaatataaatcataaaatagaaaaagaCAATGAATTGGACGTGTCTAAATATATCCATTTAAGTGAGCATTTACAAATACGAAAAGATAAACAAATTTCTATGAGTGCAGcgttaaataaatatataaatgataacataaattttattagaaGTTTTggaaataacaataaacatttggaaaaatacccaaaaaatatattaaatcaaTTTGTTGATATAGGAGTAAAAATAAGATTTTTACTTTATAgagataaaattaaaaaatataaaaaatcaaaaaaaatagttgaaaaaaatgcagatttagaaaaagatggtaaatataaatattgtaaTATACCAAGCCAAACTATTccaaatttatatgaacaAGATTCAAACAATTCAGATAGTAGCTGTCTATTATCGGATTCTTCtagtaataatgataaaaaaatagtgaaaaatgtaaatattaaagATTGTCGAAATTTAAACGAATTAACAATTGATAAGGATGAattgaataattttaaacatttagaaaaaaataaaaatgcatattttcGATATATAgatagtatatatacaaaatacgcaatgattaataatatgagcatttcatattttcaaaatattcaaaatattataaataaaaatagttcAGATACGAATATAACAGATAAGGTGGAAAAcgaaatgaataatattagaAAGTTTTTTTCAAATCAAGAAAATGCTAAAGCAATTGAAAGAAATCAAAACATATTAAGAACTGATATTATAAATGCAATGTTTGGTTTTAACATAATAAGTGATACCCAATGTATGAAAATACCTAtcaaatatgtaaatagtgaatataaagaaaaagaaaaaaaaaaattaataaaaaatgatactatatatgaaaatgaatCAATTTCAAAAAACAGTGATAAAGAACAACATCCATTCTTGTCAAAGCTTagaaatgtaaaaaaagaaaaaaaaaaaatgagcaCACAAAAtcaagataaaaataattatataaaaaaaaaattagataATGCTATTGATgtaaataagaaaaataaaatatgtgaatacatatatgagttacaaaaaaaaaattataaaatgaatagaaaaataaaaagtttaaaacaatttatattattagacAACTGGAAAGGTTTTaaaaatcataatatatatataaatatgatagatcaagaaaaaaaagaaaatgaaaaattatttgcaACCTTATGTTATGAGCAAATGagttatataaatgaaaaaaaacaaattatattaaaaagagaagaaaaagaaagattaaaattattaagggaaaataatatggatgaatatatcaaattaataaaaaatgtgaaaaataaaagaatacAAGAAATGTTAGATATAACAGATAAATTTCTTAATAATATGTCACATTCTGTATTATATCAAAAAGGAAAAACAgatgttattatttctgATTTTACAAAAGAATCTATAAAtatgagaaaaaaatattatgatgtTGCACatacaattaaaaataaaattctaAAACAACCATCTATATTAATTGGAGGGAGTTTAATGCAATATCAATTAGACGGATTAGAATGGCTAGTTTCtttacataataataatttaaatggaATATTAGCAGATGAAATGGGATTAGGGAAAACTGTACAAACAATAAGTTTATTTGCTTATCTTAAAGAGTTAAAAATgtgtaatataaaaaacgaaaataacaaaaattgtGAAACTAATAATTCTtctgaaatatataatcaaattggaaaaaatataattattgtCCCATTATCTACTTTACCAAATTGGATAAATGAATTTGAGAAATGGTGCCCAACTTTAAAAGTTATAACTtataaaggaaataaaaatgaaagaaaagatattaacaaaatattattagaaaataattatgatatatgtttaactacatttgatattataattaaagagaaaaatatattaggaAAGATATCGtggaattatataataatagatgAAGGGcatagaataaaaaatgataattctAAACTTCATTCTATtctatcattatttatcaGTAAATATcgtatattattaacagGTACTcctttacaaaataatatgaaagaATTGTGGGctcttttaaattttttacttccaaaaatattttcttcatctacagattttgaaaaatggttttcatttccattatataatgaaaaaaatgtatatgaaattatgacagaagaagaagaactacttattattaatagatTGCATACTATCCTTTTACCTTTTATGCTTAGACGTTTGAAAAAAGATGTATTAGAATTTCTGcccaaaaaatatgaatataatatatatgtacaattatcattatatcagaaagtattatataaacaaatagaaaataaaagttttAAACAAGTTAATTCAGATGGTACattaaatacaaaatcATTTCAAAATACGATTATGCAATTGCGTAAGGTTGTTAATcatccatttttatttacatataattatgacattaatgattttataattaaatcgAGTGGTAAATTTGAAGTATTAGATAGAATGATAcctaaattattaaaattcaaacataaaatcttattattttgtcaAATGACAAAACTAATGGATATACTTTCTGATTATTTTGAACTTCGAggatataaatatcataGACTTGATGGTAGTGTTAGTTTATCAAATCGTAGAGAAATTATAgataattttaatgaatcaatgtttgtaaataattctgaagaaatatttaaaaataaagattcAGATTTATTAACTCAAGAATCTAAATTAGATGAACCtatgatatttatattgtcTACAAGATCTGGAAGTTTGGGACTAAATTTACAAGCAGCAGATACTGtaattatatttgataGCGATTTTAATCCACATCAAGATATACAAGCAATGTGTAGATGCCATAGAATAGggcaaaaaaatattgtaaaaGTTTTCCGATTTATCACTATTTCAAGTGTAGAAGAATTAGTTTTTCAAAAAGCAAAAGATAAACtcaatataaatgataaagtTATACAAGCAGggttatttaataaaatatataatgataatgatagacaaaaaaaattaaaaaatattattcaaaaaaatcaaaaatatgaCCCCAATTTATACCCAACTAATCCTATCATGCTCAATGAATATATGAGTCGAAACCCAGAGGAACTCGAATATTTTCTCAATTTTGACAGGGAATATTTTGGAGAGGATCTATTTTCACTTTTGCAATCCATTCGTCAGAAGGAAACACAAAAGTCGCAGTTTCGATACATGAGCGAGGATGAAATTGACGAGGAAAAGGAAAAAGACGAGGTTGACCGAGTTAACGATTTGGGTTCTGACCGAGTTAACGATTTGGGTTCTGACCGAGTTAACGATTTGGGTTCTGACCGAGTTAATGATTTGGGTTCTGACCGAGTTAATGAAACAAGTGTGGCTGACGAAATCGAACGAATCCTAATAAAATCGAAGAAGTTAATATGCGAGTCAGATTTGCCAgttcatttattttgtgaGGACATTGTTGaaacaaatgaaataaattttaagaGAACGCGAAAAGTAATTAATTCTAATCTTATGTATGAAGAAGAACTAACAGAGGATCAGTTTTGTAAACTAATAGATCCAACTCCTTCTCAAATTTGCtctcaaaataatatagagTATTCTACTGATATTCAAGATTGTATGGAAAATGAACAAACTCACAAGTTTGAACttttagaaaaagaaacaaTTGATATCGAACTTcaagataataataagaaaCAGAAacaaatcataaaaaatgaaatatctgaatatatagataatgAAGATTTCacattaaataaaacaagaAGCGGCATAccaaatatagaaaataattacctcgaaaaaaatcaaaGAAAAGATGAATTGGAAAATCAGAACAAACAAACTGATGtagaaaaagaagaaaatgttATTAGAAAACGAAAGGGTgaggaaataaatatcagcaattttgaaaaaaaatattcagaGTTTTCTGAACCATCTAATATATTAAGTGTTTCAACAAAATTacaagaaaatgaaaaaaaaaataaaaacaaaaaaaggaaaaaaaatagtgaGGATGAAATCTAATTGCTACTATTTTGTTTCAATACACTGTATTACATaggaaaattaaaaatgaaaaaaaaaacaatgaagaaaaaatttatagatcttagttttatatgtatctatggaaaaatcataaattttgatactttttcattttatgaAATTTGTCGAATGCtttgtatttttcataatatctTGTTcgaaaacattttttacatgCCAAATGATGTATGTGACTATCTATTGTATGTACGCAAAttaacacaaaaaaaaaattttaaatcaGTTTTTTATGCAAATATCAATTTTAAAGGGGTGGAGAACAAATTCGCTTATGATTTCTTTTTTGAGATTCTGCAAAAAGgtggaaaaaataagcaataaaacaaaatggaACAAAATGGAACAAACTCAATGATTAATCCATTTagtaaaatttttttctttcctTTATTACTCACCATTTCACGCAAACTTGATAATATAGTTTTATGCATTTTCGAAGAAGatgcatttttattattattcatgaCTTGTTCAATATTTATGgacaaattaatataataagaaGATATTGTATAAGcttcatataatatttttaattctttatatgaaattttttttaacattattTCTTGATATAAAAGTGATGGATGTATAGAAATACTACTATTgtttgtaaaataaaaaataaagttatatattattaaaattatatttcttgAAAATGctaatttatcaaaataattgttatttttatacatcCTATAAGTTTGTTCATTCTCATAATTATCACTATTATTAGCATCatgatttttatatgaatgtgaataaaatattgtctccttatttatttcactaaaaaaatattctgatttatttctattttctTTTGTATCGGCATAAAgatatttttctaaattaaaattattgcAACTTTTATTCTGGTCAGTCTTGACTCTATCATTAAATATACTTTCCATTTGTTTGGGATAATAAATTAaggaaatattttctttatttatatcattttcacATTTATGATCATTTCTTATTTCTACATATTTgtctttttctttattaagAGTGCTATTTCTTGAGTCTGGAATAATTTCGGTTATTGTTGTTTCTTGTGATATTGTATGCTTTTGTAAAAGtaaatgattttttaattcttcaaaagtaaatatttgatttacatcaattttattaattttatttataagtgcttgtttcttttttttttctttttttttcatatatttattatttttttttttttcatatatttttaggtCATGcacataaaaatttttttcccTCACTTTGTCAAAAAAATTCTGATCACATG
This genomic interval carries:
- a CDS encoding DEAD/DEAH box helicase, putative, which produces MIRNCDAGSLEENSTNYNIDICQNNEKKNFLNQDIQENFKNLENININNKNEVDKYDKINIIGKSKMSKSSHRIETNINHKIEKDNELDVSKYIHLSEHLQIRKDKQISMSAALNKYINDNINFIRSFGNNNKHLEKYPKNILNQFVDIGVKIRFLLYRDKIKKYKKSKKIVEKNADLEKDGKYKYCNIPSQTIPNLYEQDSNNSDSSCLLSDSSSNNDKKIVKNVNIKDCRNLNELTIDKDELNNFKHLEKNKNAYFRYIDSIYTKYAMINNMSISYFQNIQNIINKNSSDTNITDKVENEMNNIRKFFSNQENAKAIERNQNILRTDIINAMFGFNIISDTQCMKIPIKYVNSEYKEKEKKKLIKNDTIYENESISKNSDKEQHPFLSKLRNVKKEKKKMSTQNQDKNNYIKKKLDNAIDVNKKNKICEYIYELQKKNYKMNRKIKSLKQFILLDNWKGFKNHNIYINMIDQEKKENEKLFATLCYEQMSYINEKKQIILKREEKERLKLLRENNMDEYIKLIKNVKNKRIQEMLDITDKFLNNMSHSVLYQKGKTDVIISDFTKESINMRKKYYDVAHTIKNKILKQPSILIGGSLMQYQLDGLEWLVSLHNNNLNGILADEMGLGKTVQTISLFAYLKELKMCNIKNENNKNCETNNSSEIYNQIGKNIIIVPLSTLPNWINEFEKWCPTLKVITYKGNKNERKDINKILLENNYDICLTTFDIIIKEKNILGKISWNYIIIDEGHRIKNDNSKLHSILSLFISKYRILLTGTPLQNNMKELWALLNFLLPKIFSSSTDFEKWFSFPLYNEKNVYEIMTEEEELLIINRLHTILLPFMLRRLKKDVLEFLPKKYEYNIYVQLSLYQKVLYKQIENKSFKQVNSDGTLNTKSFQNTIMQLRKVVNHPFLFTYNYDINDFIIKSSGKFEVLDRMIPKLLKFKHKILLFCQMTKLMDILSDYFELRGYKYHRLDGSVSLSNRREIIDNFNESMFVNNSEEIFKNKDSDLLTQESKLDEPMIFILSTRSGSLGLNLQAADTVIIFDSDFNPHQDIQAMCRCHRIGQKNIVKVFRFITISSVEELVFQKAKDKLNINDKVIQAGLFNKIYNDNDRQKKLKNIIQKNQKYDPNLYPTNPIMLNEYMSRNPEELEYFLNFDREYFGEDLFSLLQSIRQKETQKSQFRYMSEDEIDEEKEKDEVDRVNDLGSDRVNDLGSDRVNDLGSDRVNDLGSDRVNETSVADEIERILIKSKKLICESDLPVHLFCEDIVETNEINFKRTRKVINSNLMYEEELTEDQFCKLIDPTPSQICSQNNIEYSTDIQDCMENEQTHKFELLEKETIDIELQDNNKKQKQIIKNEISEYIDNEDFTLNKTRSGIPNIENNYLEKNQRKDELENQNKQTDVEKEENVIRKRKGEEINISNFEKKYSEFSEPSNILSVSTKLQENEKKNKNKKRKKNSEDEI
- a CDS encoding palmitoyltransferase DHHC11, putative, with the translated sequence MINKIKGIFRVLYNYVTLLLVYGLIIQANYLCFKCALTFSTKIRIVCLISFGFTTCMTLWCHIKCLLKNPGYLNKSDFPGKNINIYDHNISYCKKCNFSKIKRAHHCSVCNKCVKKMDHHCTWINNCVGLYNQKFFILLNIYTLLMCCNSAFIIFYKLIMCIKNRVYFKDESCNFLKLDILLIIVVSISSLIFGILSFVMLVDQYWGIKTNTSGIEFLKNIKGENQSFSKSIIEVFGKASYTWFIPVDAKTKDNLVDDFNENKKKYKNL